GAGCGTGCCGCGACGGGTATGCATTCACGTCGCCGGTTGGAAGTTTTCAGCCGAACCAATTCGGCCTCTACGATATGCTCGGCAATGTCTTTCAATGGAATGAAGACTGCTGGAACGCCAACTACAGCGGCGCGCCTACTGATGGCACGGCGTGGCAGTCGGGAGACTGCGGTGGGCACGTTACGCGTGGCGGTTCCTGGGACCTGTCTTTCCGCTTCCTCAGCTCGGCTAGCCGCCGCGGGCTCCCCGCGTCCACTTGGGCCAACTCCTTCGGGTTCCGCGTGGCCAGAACACTTTAGTGACATCTGGTAACAGCGAGCCATCGTAAGGATGGGGGCATGCGTACCTACATGCGATCCTCTTCCGAGGGCAGTCACATCCCTCTTTCCAGATCGCGATTGCCTAAGTCCGCCACCACGCGGCCGTGAGCCGCAACCAGATTTGCCTAGCGGTGTTTTGATGTAATGAGAAATCGAAGTAAACGAAGTTTGTCCCTGCGCCTGATTGCGTCGATCGCCTTAGGCTTGGGCTCATTGGCGTCGGTTCTCGCAGCGTTCCTGCTGCAACAAAATCAGGACATCCGCCCCATTCTGATGGTGGCGTTCGGCGGATTTTTCGTCGCTGCGATGCTCTCGCCGAAGGACGACACACCGGGAAGTTGGCGCACGGGTACGGCCGTCGCACTCGGCGGCATAATTCCTGCGCTGCTGCTGAGCTATTTTGACCTGGCGTTCACCGATCAGCTCTATCTTCTGCTGTATTGCGTGACCGCCGCCATCACCGTCGCTGCGGCACTGATCGCCCGTTGGTTCAAATCCCAGCGACGGATTGGCGGCGCAGTCGCGATTGCCGCTTTCGCTGTGGCGGCGGCCGGTTTTAGCGCATTTCGCGTGGTTCCCTCGCTCGAGGATGAGCGCGCGTACCAGACTGTCGACCGCGCGATTGCACCGTTTTCCGTGCGCACACTCGAGGGCAAGGAGATCAGTTCCGATTCGTGGCGCGGTCGCGTGGTAGTGCTGTCCTACTGGGCCACTTGGTGTCCGCCCTGTCTTGCGGAAATGCCAAAGATTGCAGCCTTGGTAGATGCTTATCGAGACGATCCAAAAGTCGCCATCATTTCGCTAAACGCGGGCTACGGCGGCGACACGCCCGGAAAAGCCAGATCATTCCTGCAACGACACAACCTTCCACTATCGTCGGAAATCGACGACATCAGAACCAATGGCGCCGCCAAGGGAATGGCCGCCGGGAGCTTGGGCCTCAAGGTGTTACCTACACTCTTCATTCTCGATGAATCGGGCAGGCTGGTAGCAATCCATGTCGGCTTCGACAATTCGGAGAATCTGCCGGCGACGCTGAGGCGCCACATAGATCTGATTCGTGTCAAGGATTCCCCCGCTCGGCATGAGCATCTGGGATGAGGCCCTACCTCAAGGCGCTCGCGGAATATCGAGACTCGCACCAGGCGAGCCCCTTCGTTCCATCTCTCAGCACTTCGGGATGAGTGCTGCGATCCTGTGCTGATCGGTCAGCGTTGCGTTTCTTTGAACGTCAGCCGGCCCGTGTCACCGCGACTGAGAGGACAAACTGGCCGGCGTGAGTTCCCGACGGTCGAACATCGACCGAGGCGCGCCACGCAGCGCCATTGGCATCTTTAAAACTCCAATAGCTTAGGCCACTCTTCGCTGAGTCGGTGGCAGGAGCGGAAGTCGCGGTCCGATGTCCCGTGTCGCGAAAGATGGCCTGCACCTGCTTTTCCAGGGCCGCCAAACCGAGCTGCGAATAAGCCTGCTCGCTAAGTTCCCAGTGTTTAGCATCGCCCTGCGTTCTGAGAGTTGACCAATCGCCGAGCTT
The sequence above is drawn from the Pirellulales bacterium genome and encodes:
- a CDS encoding TlpA disulfide reductase family protein; its protein translation is MSLRLIASIALGLGSLASVLAAFLLQQNQDIRPILMVAFGGFFVAAMLSPKDDTPGSWRTGTAVALGGIIPALLLSYFDLAFTDQLYLLLYCVTAAITVAAALIARWFKSQRRIGGAVAIAAFAVAAAGFSAFRVVPSLEDERAYQTVDRAIAPFSVRTLEGKEISSDSWRGRVVVLSYWATWCPPCLAEMPKIAALVDAYRDDPKVAIISLNAGYGGDTPGKARSFLQRHNLPLSSEIDDIRTNGAAKGMAAGSLGLKVLPTLFILDESGRLVAIHVGFDNSENLPATLRRHIDLIRVKDSPARHEHLG